From the genome of Rhizobacter sp. AJA081-3:
CAGCAGCAGCTCCCAGTGCGCCTGGCCGGTGGTGTAGGTGAAGGCCGAGGGCACGCTCAGCAGGTCGCAGGGCGGCGCCATCAGCGCGCGGTACAGCTCGGGGAAGCGCAGGTCGTAGCAGACGCTGAGCCCGACGCGCAGCAGCTCGCTGCCAGGCAGAGCGGCCGCCTCGCAGGCCGTTGGTTCGCTGCCGGCGAGGATCGCGCGGCCCTCGTCGTAGCTCTCTCGCACGCCGCCGCTGTCGCGCTCGAAGCGGAACAGGTGGATCTTGTCGTAGCGCGCAGCCAGGCTGCCGCCGGGCGCGAAGACGCAGCAGCTGTTGAGCACGCGCTGCGGGTCGGGGCTCTTCATCGGCAGCGTGCCGCCGATCAGCCACACGCCGTGCTCCTGCGCCGCCTCGGACAGCATGCGCTGGATCGGACCCTGCCCCGGCGTCTCGGCGATCGCGAGCTTGTCGGTGTCGGCGCGGCCCATGAAGCAGAAGTACTCCGGCAGCGCGACCAGCGTCGCGCCCTCGGCCGCCGCCGTGGCGATCAGGCGCCGCGCCGACTCGAGGTTGGCATCGACCTCGGTGCCCGAGACCATCTGCACGGCGGCGATCTTCATGGTCTTCGGCTCCTTCATTGCACGACACGGGGCGATGAAGCGGCCGGCAGGGGCGCATCGACGTCGGGCACGGCGTCGCCGAACTTGCGTTCGACCTTCTCGACCTTCGGGTCAGCCCACGGGCCGCTGACGTGGAACTCGCGCGTGCCGGCCTGGATGAGCGGGCGGCGCAGGAACACCTGCGCGAGGAAGGTGCCCAGGCCCACCGCCGGGTTGATCGCCGCATAGGCCAGCGAGGCGGTACCGGCGTTGATCTCCGGCACCACGATGACGCGCAGGTCCTGCGTCTCGCGCGCGATGTCGGCCTGCCCCTCCATCAGC
Proteins encoded in this window:
- a CDS encoding carbon-nitrogen hydrolase family protein encodes the protein MKIAAVQMVSGTEVDANLESARRLIATAAAEGATLVALPEYFCFMGRADTDKLAIAETPGQGPIQRMLSEAAQEHGVWLIGGTLPMKSPDPQRVLNSCCVFAPGGSLAARYDKIHLFRFERDSGGVRESYDEGRAILAGSEPTACEAAALPGSELLRVGLSVCYDLRFPELYRALMAPPCDLLSVPSAFTYTTGQAHWELLLRARAIENQCYVIAPAQGGRHENGRRTWGHSMIVDPWGEVLAVRPEGEGVVLAELDMARIAEVRGQLPALTHRRF